A genomic stretch from Candidatus Manganitrophaceae bacterium includes:
- a CDS encoding heme ABC transporter ATP-binding protein — MTANERITLKNVSFFRNGVPILEEIDLQIRGGELVGLIGPNGAGKSTLLKLMMKLWKPTGGSIVLNQKALEEWTQKMLARQVTYLPQNPVFESAFTCEEVVMMGRYAHLDRFERESAGDEVIVREAMARTETTHLRDRLITELSGGEQQRVLIARTLAQEAQLILLDEPTANLDPHYQLDLLNLIESLVEKGFAVMMAIHDLSLAARYAHRLVLLHQGRIMADGHPEAVLTPDHLRFVYGIEAEVSRHPKTGRLFVVPIKLEARDACS, encoded by the coding sequence ATGACAGCAAACGAACGAATCACGCTCAAAAATGTTTCGTTTTTCAGGAACGGTGTACCGATCCTGGAGGAGATTGATCTTCAGATTCGGGGAGGGGAGTTGGTTGGACTGATCGGGCCAAACGGTGCCGGAAAATCAACTTTACTGAAACTGATGATGAAACTGTGGAAGCCCACCGGGGGTTCCATTGTCCTTAACCAGAAGGCGTTGGAGGAATGGACACAAAAAATGCTGGCCCGGCAGGTTACCTATCTCCCACAAAATCCGGTCTTTGAGAGTGCCTTTACCTGTGAAGAAGTGGTTATGATGGGCCGGTACGCGCACCTGGACCGCTTTGAGCGGGAATCCGCCGGGGATGAAGTGATTGTTCGGGAGGCGATGGCTCGTACCGAGACGACACATCTAAGGGATCGCTTGATTACGGAGCTTTCCGGGGGAGAGCAACAACGGGTCCTTATCGCACGAACCTTGGCCCAAGAGGCGCAGCTGATCCTCTTGGACGAACCGACGGCCAATCTCGATCCCCATTACCAGTTGGATCTCCTAAACCTCATAGAATCCCTGGTTGAAAAGGGCTTTGCTGTGATGATGGCCATCCACGATTTAAGTCTCGCAGCCCGATACGCGCATCGCCTTGTCCTCCTTCATCAAGGGAGGATCATGGCAGACGGACATCCCGAGGCGGTTCTTACCCCCGATCATCTTCGATTTGTTTACGGCATAGAAGCCGAGGTTTCACGCCATCCGAAGACCGGACGGCTCTTTGTGGTTCCAATTAAACTTGAGGCACGTGATGCTTGTTCTTGA
- a CDS encoding cytochrome c, whose protein sequence is MRGFPLRKFLQGFILLFLFMGCAKKDIPLPDHPGGQLYSGIARKAIRCVKCHGTRGEGKFSAPALVVSGKTMPSEKFTVTVLKGRGRMPRFEDLLTKEEIAQIIDWLEKVSPL, encoded by the coding sequence ATGAGAGGCTTCCCATTGCGAAAATTTCTCCAGGGGTTCATTCTCCTTTTTTTATTCATGGGCTGCGCGAAGAAAGATATTCCACTCCCCGACCACCCTGGAGGGCAGTTATACAGCGGAATTGCGCGGAAGGCCATCCGATGTGTCAAGTGTCATGGGACGCGGGGCGAGGGAAAATTCAGCGCCCCTGCCCTCGTGGTGTCCGGCAAGACGATGCCTTCCGAAAAGTTTACAGTCACCGTTCTCAAAGGCCGCGGAAGAATGCCTCGCTTTGAAGACCTGCTTACGAAAGAAGAGATCGCTCAGATCATCGACTGGCTGGAGAAGGTTTCGCCCCTGTAA
- a CDS encoding iron ABC transporter permease, with translation MRAKMLTIQKRARVFPATAFILFLTALLAGCIVLATATGAVQIPYALVTKILLNRLPLVEFSGWEKAQEIIIMTIRLPRVLLAVLVGGGLAITGATLQALFRNPMADPGVIGISSGAALAAVIALSSGMALRHYMILPFSAFLGALGTLFLVYSLATRQGRTPMATFLLSGIAIGIFMGSILSLILTRVSSIEAFREIFFWLMGGLDGRGWSHLKIASWPILIGSLTLIFFSRDLNLLMLEGEGGSAALGMEVKTVQRALLALTSLVIGTAVAFSGTVPFVGLIVPHIVRLMIGPDHRYLMFASFLAGASLLVGADLMARTVVAPEELPLGTVTSLIGVPFFLYLLNRDRGNSL, from the coding sequence ATGAGGGCAAAAATGCTTACGATCCAGAAACGAGCGCGAGTCTTTCCGGCGACAGCATTTATCCTCTTCCTGACGGCCTTACTGGCAGGGTGTATTGTTCTTGCAACCGCGACGGGAGCGGTTCAGATTCCTTATGCTCTGGTCACGAAGATTCTCCTGAACCGACTTCCTCTGGTTGAATTCTCGGGATGGGAGAAGGCTCAGGAGATTATTATCATGACGATCCGGCTTCCCCGTGTTCTTCTGGCGGTCCTGGTGGGAGGCGGACTTGCCATCACGGGCGCGACTCTTCAGGCTCTTTTTAGAAATCCGATGGCCGATCCCGGTGTCATTGGGATTTCGAGCGGTGCCGCCTTGGCGGCTGTGATTGCCCTCTCCTCCGGAATGGCGCTTCGCCATTACATGATCCTGCCATTTTCGGCCTTTTTGGGAGCATTGGGGACACTCTTCCTGGTTTATTCCCTGGCGACAAGACAGGGGAGAACGCCGATGGCCACCTTTCTCCTATCAGGGATTGCCATCGGCATCTTCATGGGATCGATTCTTTCACTGATCCTGACCAGGGTTTCTTCAATAGAAGCTTTCCGGGAGATCTTCTTCTGGTTGATGGGGGGGCTGGACGGGCGCGGATGGAGTCATCTTAAGATCGCTTCTTGGCCCATTCTGATCGGTTCCCTCACCCTGATTTTTTTTTCAAGGGATCTGAATCTTTTGATGTTGGAGGGAGAGGGCGGTTCGGCAGCCCTGGGAATGGAGGTCAAAACGGTTCAGCGGGCTTTGTTGGCTCTCACTTCTCTGGTGATCGGTACTGCGGTTGCTTTTTCCGGTACGGTACCCTTTGTCGGCCTGATCGTCCCCCATATTGTCCGTCTGATGATCGGCCCGGATCATCGCTATCTCATGTTCGCTTCTTTTTTAGCGGGGGCCAGCCTCCTCGTTGGGGCTGACCTGATGGCCCGGACAGTTGTTGCGCCGGAGGAGCTTCCCTTAGGAACGGTCACCTCTCTCATCGGGGTTCCTTTTTTTCTTTATCTGCTGAACAGGGATAGAGGGAATTCATTATGA
- a CDS encoding 5-oxoprolinase, whose amino-acid sequence MGAVRDKKNSEDSDGRWQFWIDRGGTFTDLIARRPDGTLRTHKLLSENPERYRDAAVQGIRDLLGLRPDETIPSECIEVVRMGTTVATNALLERKGEGLLLAITRGFRDALPIAYQNRPKLFDREIILPEQLYEKVVEIEERVMARGEVLIPLNLDAAHKELQEAYDQGFRSIAIVFMHAYRYPDHERKLKKLAETIGFDQISTSHECSALIKLVGRGDTTVVDAYLSPILKRYISEFSASLGGVKVLFMQSNGGLVDAGLFHGKDAILSGPAGGIVGAVKSGGESGFARMITYDMGGTSTDVAHFDGVYERSFESQVAGIRLRAPMLKIDTIAAGGGSICFFDGLRYRVGPASAGADPGPACYRRGGPLTVTDCNLMVGKIQARFFPSVFGPNQDLPLDADIVRSRFALLVKEIKEATGLVRTPVEVAKGFLKIAIENMANAIKKISIQRGYDVTEYTLNCFGGAGGQHACQVADALGIKTIFIHRFAGLLSAYGMGLADQRILREQSVEVKLSERAMQQIKAMLDQLSGTGTKQMLHQSVPLDRITVRRKLYLKYVGTDTSIPVDFGRLREMAAAFEMAYRRRYGFIMPSKKIIVETAAIEVIGASVVTPSEAEGPMRGDGRLEPITMVVAHIGEETCDTPVFKREALLPGDKIVGPAIISGSYTTTVVESGWQAVCTSRGHLLLTRQTLPTRGVAIGTQCDPVMLEVFNNLFMSIAEQMGVRLQNTAYSVNIKERLDFSCALFDHQGNLIANAPHMPVHLGSMSESVRAIIDSNRGKMGPGDVYLLNSPYNGGTHLPDMTVVTPVFKKGGDQILFFVGSRGHHADIGGITPGSMPSNSQRIGEEGVLIDNFKLVEDGRFNEKGLREELLSCDYPARNPDQNIADLRAQVAANEKGIHELHKMIDYFGLLTVQAYMVHVQENAEESVRRVIHVLKEGSFTSALDNGSKVRVEIRIDRAKRRAVVDFSGTSPQQPNNFNAPKAVCRAAVLYVFRTLVNDDIPMNEGCLRPIEIIIPEDSMLSPHYPAAVVAGNVETSQVIVDVLYGALGVMAASQGTMNNVTFGNAHTQYYETVCGGSGAGPGFDGTPAVQTHMTNSRLTDPEILECRFPVLLERFEIRQGSGGAGLHRGGDGVRREIRFLEKLEVVVLSNRRKIPPYGLAGGLPGSLGRNWVVRADGSIVNMSGADRLELVCGDRFIIETPGGGGYGEK is encoded by the coding sequence ATGGGTGCCGTAAGGGATAAAAAAAACTCGGAGGACAGTGACGGTCGGTGGCAATTCTGGATTGACCGGGGGGGGACCTTTACCGATCTCATCGCGCGCCGGCCAGATGGCACGCTTCGAACGCATAAACTCCTCTCAGAAAATCCAGAACGCTATCGTGATGCGGCCGTACAAGGCATCCGTGACCTACTCGGGCTACGCCCGGATGAAACGATTCCTTCAGAATGCATTGAAGTCGTCCGGATGGGGACGACGGTGGCCACAAATGCCCTTCTTGAGCGGAAGGGAGAAGGTCTCCTCCTGGCGATCACACGGGGCTTTCGGGACGCGCTTCCTATCGCCTATCAAAACCGGCCTAAACTTTTCGACCGGGAGATCATCTTGCCGGAGCAGCTTTATGAGAAGGTGGTCGAGATAGAAGAACGGGTTATGGCCAGGGGTGAGGTCTTGATTCCTTTAAACCTGGACGCGGCTCATAAGGAGCTCCAGGAAGCCTATGACCAGGGCTTTCGATCGATTGCCATCGTCTTCATGCACGCTTACCGGTATCCGGATCATGAACGAAAGCTTAAGAAACTTGCGGAAACGATTGGTTTCGATCAGATCTCGACCAGCCATGAGTGCAGTGCCTTGATTAAGCTTGTTGGCCGTGGCGACACGACGGTTGTTGATGCCTACCTCTCTCCCATTTTAAAACGGTATATTTCTGAGTTTTCGGCCTCGCTTGGAGGTGTGAAGGTCTTGTTTATGCAGTCGAATGGCGGACTTGTTGACGCGGGGCTGTTTCATGGGAAGGATGCCATTCTTTCCGGACCGGCGGGCGGCATTGTCGGGGCGGTGAAGAGTGGTGGCGAGAGCGGGTTTGCGCGGATGATCACCTATGATATGGGGGGGACCTCTACTGATGTCGCCCATTTTGATGGTGTGTACGAACGGTCATTTGAGTCTCAGGTTGCCGGGATCCGACTGCGTGCCCCGATGCTGAAGATCGATACGATTGCGGCGGGTGGGGGATCCATTTGTTTCTTTGATGGTTTACGTTACCGGGTCGGACCGGCCTCTGCCGGTGCGGACCCGGGTCCGGCCTGCTATCGCCGCGGCGGACCCTTGACAGTCACCGACTGTAACCTGATGGTGGGTAAAATCCAGGCCCGATTTTTCCCCAGCGTCTTCGGGCCAAATCAGGATTTGCCATTAGATGCCGATATTGTTCGTTCACGCTTCGCTCTCCTGGTCAAAGAGATTAAAGAGGCGACCGGCCTTGTGCGTACCCCGGTCGAGGTTGCGAAGGGTTTTCTCAAGATTGCCATCGAAAATATGGCCAATGCGATCAAGAAGATCTCCATCCAGCGTGGCTATGATGTGACGGAATATACCCTTAATTGTTTTGGCGGGGCGGGCGGACAACATGCCTGTCAGGTCGCCGATGCGCTCGGGATCAAGACAATTTTTATACACCGATTTGCAGGTCTCCTTTCGGCCTATGGCATGGGATTGGCTGATCAGCGGATCTTGCGGGAGCAGTCGGTCGAGGTGAAATTGAGTGAAAGGGCGATGCAGCAAATCAAAGCAATGCTCGACCAACTTTCCGGAACGGGGACGAAGCAGATGCTGCACCAGTCTGTACCGCTAGATCGGATCACGGTTCGGCGGAAGTTGTATTTGAAATATGTGGGGACGGATACTTCGATTCCCGTCGACTTTGGAAGGCTCCGGGAGATGGCCGCTGCCTTCGAAATGGCTTATCGGAGGCGTTACGGTTTTATCATGCCGTCGAAGAAGATAATTGTTGAAACGGCGGCGATTGAAGTGATTGGCGCGTCTGTTGTTACACCTTCGGAAGCCGAAGGACCCATGCGGGGTGATGGCAGATTGGAACCGATCACGATGGTGGTAGCCCATATCGGGGAGGAGACTTGCGATACTCCGGTTTTCAAGCGCGAAGCGCTCCTACCGGGAGATAAGATTGTTGGTCCGGCCATCATCAGTGGATCTTATACGACCACGGTTGTAGAGTCCGGCTGGCAGGCGGTCTGTACCTCACGTGGACATCTACTCCTGACACGTCAGACACTGCCCACTCGGGGCGTCGCCATCGGGACCCAATGTGATCCGGTCATGCTGGAGGTCTTTAACAATCTCTTTATGTCGATTGCCGAGCAGATGGGGGTAAGGCTCCAGAACACGGCCTATTCGGTCAACATTAAGGAACGCCTTGATTTCTCCTGTGCCCTCTTTGATCATCAAGGCAATCTCATCGCCAATGCGCCCCACATGCCGGTCCATCTTGGTTCGATGAGTGAGAGCGTGCGGGCCATTATTGATTCAAACCGGGGAAAAATGGGTCCTGGTGATGTTTACCTCCTTAACTCACCTTATAACGGCGGGACCCACCTTCCTGATATGACCGTGGTGACACCGGTCTTTAAAAAGGGTGGAGATCAGATCCTCTTCTTTGTCGGAAGTCGGGGACACCATGCCGATATCGGCGGGATCACCCCTGGATCGATGCCCTCCAACAGTCAAAGGATTGGGGAAGAAGGGGTCCTGATCGACAACTTTAAACTGGTTGAGGATGGACGGTTTAACGAGAAGGGCTTGCGCGAAGAACTTCTTTCATGTGATTATCCTGCACGCAACCCCGATCAGAATATCGCCGATCTGCGTGCACAAGTTGCGGCCAATGAGAAAGGGATACATGAACTCCACAAGATGATCGATTACTTCGGTCTTTTGACGGTCCAAGCCTACATGGTCCACGTTCAGGAAAATGCAGAGGAGTCTGTACGGCGTGTGATCCACGTCCTCAAGGAAGGCAGCTTTACCTCTGCCCTGGACAACGGGAGCAAGGTGAGGGTTGAGATCAGGATCGACCGAGCCAAACGCCGCGCCGTCGTTGATTTCTCCGGTACGAGTCCACAGCAGCCGAATAATTTTAATGCACCGAAGGCCGTCTGCCGGGCAGCGGTTCTTTATGTCTTCAGGACATTGGTTAACGATGACATTCCAATGAACGAGGGCTGTCTCAGGCCGATTGAGATCATTATCCCGGAGGACTCGATGTTAAGTCCGCATTACCCGGCGGCCGTGGTGGCCGGAAATGTGGAGACCTCACAGGTGATTGTCGATGTCCTTTACGGTGCCCTGGGGGTGATGGCTGCATCCCAGGGAACAATGAACAATGTTACCTTTGGGAATGCGCATACTCAATATTATGAAACCGTCTGCGGCGGTTCCGGAGCGGGACCGGGTTTTGACGGGACCCCGGCCGTCCAGACGCATATGACGAACAGCCGATTGACCGATCCGGAGATACTGGAGTGTCGTTTCCCTGTTCTCCTCGAACGTTTTGAGATTCGCCAAGGAAGCGGTGGCGCAGGTCTTCATCGCGGGGGAGACGGGGTAAGACGAGAGATCCGTTTTCTTGAGAAACTGGAAGTTGTTGTCCTGTCAAACCGTCGGAAGATTCCCCCCTATGGTCTTGCGGGCGGCTTGCCGGGAAGCCTGGGCCGGAACTGGGTGGTTCGGGCTGATGGAAGCATTGTGAATATGTCGGGGGCTGATCGGCTCGAGCTTGTTTGTGGTGACCGTTTTATCATTGAAACGCCAGGCGGCGGCGGTTATGGGGAAAAATAG
- the msrA gene encoding peptide-methionine (S)-S-oxide reductase MsrA translates to MEVATLGGGCFWCLEAVFIALKGVKTVVSGYSGGTVSNPTYQAVCAGTTGHAEVVQVTFDPTEISFKDLLEVFFTLHDPTTLNRQGGDAGTQYRSVIFFHSEKQKRVAEQVVKEVEAAHIWEDSIVTELSPLSIFYLAEDYHQAYYEGNASQPYCQAVIAPKLEKLRRSFLDKLKK, encoded by the coding sequence ATGGAAGTGGCGACACTGGGCGGAGGGTGTTTCTGGTGCCTTGAGGCGGTCTTTATCGCGTTGAAGGGAGTAAAAACGGTGGTGTCAGGGTACTCTGGTGGTACGGTATCCAATCCGACATATCAGGCGGTCTGCGCTGGAACGACGGGTCATGCCGAAGTGGTTCAGGTAACTTTTGATCCAACGGAAATCTCGTTTAAAGACCTCCTGGAGGTCTTTTTTACACTGCATGATCCGACCACCTTGAATCGCCAAGGGGGTGATGCGGGAACACAATACCGCTCGGTGATCTTTTTTCACTCAGAGAAACAGAAGCGTGTTGCCGAACAGGTCGTGAAAGAGGTTGAAGCAGCCCACATCTGGGAGGATTCGATTGTAACCGAGTTGTCACCACTCTCGATCTTTTACCTTGCGGAAGACTACCATCAGGCCTACTACGAAGGGAACGCGAGCCAGCCCTATTGTCAGGCCGTCATCGCCCCCAAGCTTGAAAAATTACGCCGGAGCTTTCTAGATAAGCTCAAAAAGTGA
- a CDS encoding CPBP family intramembrane metalloprotease, whose protein sequence is MENMTLRILYFAILGWLGWSFSPNKSVVAMGRSIFDYQTWSIWLGIFPAILIHLVGMVAGVLSPDRPTIWLGYIGIEAVILVILLILYPTFIRKPYAVLGFSFHQLPRQLVMGFRWILGYFIIGNAFLYLVSFTLVTVLKLPAILEWVIVRQRQTMLGGGVLLGLIETEFGVGFLWIPVLFLVLIGPLLEELVFRGFLYGPIRRRVGSTIAIVLTATLFMLGHGHFSQTTFVFGLLFSCLYESTQSLVPSVLFHGLLNFRVVQFYLERNTPLNPALEVSEAGWRVLFLVFIFVLVSILHRKMRKRGHFVPLPLSL, encoded by the coding sequence ATGGAAAATATGACGCTTCGTATCTTGTATTTTGCCATTCTAGGGTGGTTGGGATGGTCTTTTTCACCCAATAAAAGTGTTGTTGCAATGGGGCGATCGATTTTTGATTACCAAACCTGGAGTATCTGGCTGGGTATTTTTCCTGCGATACTGATACACTTGGTGGGTATGGTTGCCGGGGTCCTGTCGCCGGATCGGCCGACAATATGGTTAGGCTATATCGGTATTGAGGCGGTTATTCTGGTCATCCTTCTGATTCTTTATCCTACTTTTATCAGGAAGCCCTATGCGGTGCTTGGATTTTCTTTCCATCAGCTTCCGCGACAACTGGTGATGGGTTTTCGATGGATCTTAGGCTACTTCATTATCGGGAATGCGTTTCTTTATCTGGTTTCTTTTACTCTGGTCACGGTCCTCAAACTGCCGGCCATTCTCGAGTGGGTGATCGTTCGTCAAAGGCAGACTATGCTCGGTGGTGGTGTGTTGCTAGGCTTGATTGAAACCGAATTTGGCGTGGGGTTTCTCTGGATTCCTGTCTTATTTCTGGTACTGATTGGACCCCTGCTGGAAGAGCTTGTGTTTCGGGGTTTTTTATACGGCCCGATACGGCGCAGGGTCGGCTCCACTATTGCGATCGTTCTCACGGCCACTCTCTTTATGCTGGGACATGGCCACTTTTCTCAAACGACATTTGTTTTCGGTCTATTATTTTCCTGCTTGTATGAATCAACACAATCCCTCGTGCCCAGTGTCCTCTTTCACGGGCTGCTCAATTTCAGGGTCGTTCAATTTTATCTTGAACGGAATACGCCCTTGAATCCCGCGCTGGAGGTGTCTGAAGCAGGGTGGAGAGTTCTTTTTCTTGTATTCATTTTTGTGCTTGTCTCCATCCTTCATCGCAAGATGAGAAAAAGAGGGCATTTTGTCCCTTTACCGCTTTCATTATGA
- the uvrA gene encoding excinuclease ABC subunit UvrA gives MKEHKIVIKGAREHNLKNIDLEIPRDQLVVITGLSGSGKSSLAFDTIYAEGQRRYVESLSAYARQFLDQMDKPDVDTIEGLSPAISIEQKITSKNPRSTVGTVTEIYDYFRLLFARIGHPTCFKCGRAITSQTITQMVDAIMQFPTGEKIQLLAPIIRGRKGEYKKELRAIRQKGFIRVRIDGKIIDLSQEVQSPIKEKNKKHTIEVIIDRLVIKEGLERRLADSLELAAKMGEGIVIVLKGEETLLFSEHLACIDCGVSYPGTEPRLFSFNSPHGACPACDGLGTTLEIDPNRIVPNKMLSVREGAIRPWERRSSAFYYQVLEALSDHYKFNLRMPYHELPSEIQNMLLYGSGTEAIRFCYENDDRREFYHKPFEGVIPNLARRYKETDSSYIRQEIEEYMGMNACSACKGNRLKPESLAIKISCRSIAEINRLSIRDAFQFINDLKLSEKEALIGKRILKEVGERLGFLVNVGVDYLNLDRVAGSLSGGEGQRIRLATQIGSSLVGVLYILDEPSIGLHQRDNLRLLKTLRHLRDLGNSVLVVEHDEETIQTADWVIDMGPAAGIHGGEIVAQGRPEAIIAEPKSLTGRYLSKERSITLPERHREPKGYLKINGASEHNLQDIQVDIPIGLFTCVTGVSGSGKSTLVLEVLYKHLAQKLYRSSERPGACKSIEGIEQIDKVIHIDQSPIGRTPRSNAATYTGVFGVIRDLFAQLPDSRVRGYKVGRYSFNVKGGRCEACHGDGLIKIEMHFLPDIYITCEVCNGKRYNRETLDILYKGKNIADVLDMTINRAIHFFKAIPSIQAKLKTLQRVGLGYIKLGQSATTLSGGEAQRVKLSKELSKRATGRTLYILDEPTTGLHFADIQRLLDVLNQFAESGNTVVVIEHNLDVIRNADWVIDLGPEGGTGGGEVVATGRPEALAKIKHSYTGQFLKKIMKRVKGSFSRTTP, from the coding sequence ATGAAAGAGCATAAAATTGTCATCAAAGGGGCACGTGAGCATAACCTGAAGAATATCGACCTTGAGATCCCGCGGGATCAGTTGGTTGTGATTACCGGACTCTCCGGATCAGGAAAGTCTTCTCTCGCCTTCGATACCATCTACGCAGAAGGGCAACGGCGCTACGTGGAATCGCTCTCGGCCTATGCCCGCCAGTTTCTGGATCAGATGGACAAGCCCGACGTCGACACCATCGAAGGACTGTCCCCCGCCATTTCGATAGAGCAAAAAATAACAAGCAAGAACCCCCGCTCCACAGTCGGGACCGTGACCGAAATCTATGACTATTTTAGACTCCTCTTTGCGAGGATCGGCCATCCTACTTGTTTTAAATGCGGTCGCGCGATTACCTCCCAGACGATTACCCAGATGGTCGATGCAATCATGCAGTTTCCAACAGGGGAAAAGATTCAGCTCCTCGCCCCAATCATCCGCGGCCGCAAGGGGGAATACAAAAAGGAACTGCGTGCAATCCGACAAAAGGGATTCATCCGCGTCCGGATTGACGGAAAGATCATCGATCTTTCACAGGAAGTGCAAAGCCCCATCAAGGAGAAAAATAAGAAACATACGATTGAGGTTATCATCGACCGCTTGGTCATTAAGGAGGGATTGGAGAGGAGACTGGCTGACTCTCTGGAGTTGGCGGCGAAGATGGGTGAGGGGATTGTCATCGTCCTGAAGGGAGAGGAGACCCTTCTCTTTTCCGAACACCTTGCCTGTATTGACTGCGGTGTGAGTTACCCGGGAACCGAGCCGCGACTCTTTTCATTTAATTCTCCTCATGGCGCCTGTCCCGCGTGTGACGGCCTGGGGACAACGCTTGAAATTGATCCCAATCGGATCGTTCCGAATAAGATGCTCTCCGTCCGGGAAGGCGCGATACGCCCTTGGGAACGAAGAAGTTCGGCCTTCTATTATCAGGTTCTCGAAGCCCTTTCAGATCATTATAAATTCAACCTTCGTATGCCCTATCATGAACTTCCTTCAGAGATTCAAAACATGCTCCTTTACGGCTCAGGAACAGAAGCAATTCGTTTTTGTTATGAAAATGATGACCGAAGGGAATTCTATCATAAGCCCTTCGAAGGGGTCATTCCAAATCTCGCCCGACGTTATAAAGAAACCGATTCCAGCTATATCCGGCAGGAGATCGAAGAATATATGGGGATGAATGCCTGCTCTGCTTGCAAAGGGAACCGCCTGAAACCGGAGAGTCTCGCGATTAAGATTTCGTGCCGCTCAATTGCAGAGATAAACCGACTCTCTATTCGAGATGCCTTCCAGTTTATCAATGATTTAAAGTTAAGCGAAAAAGAAGCGCTGATCGGAAAGCGGATTCTCAAAGAGGTCGGGGAACGTCTCGGTTTTCTGGTGAATGTGGGCGTGGATTATCTGAACCTCGACCGGGTCGCAGGCTCTCTCTCCGGCGGTGAGGGACAGCGGATTCGGCTCGCCACCCAGATCGGATCGTCCTTGGTCGGCGTGCTTTACATCCTGGATGAACCCAGCATCGGCCTCCATCAACGCGACAATCTTCGTCTGCTCAAGACTCTTCGGCATTTGCGCGATCTCGGAAACTCTGTTCTGGTGGTCGAGCATGACGAAGAAACGATCCAGACCGCAGATTGGGTGATCGACATGGGACCGGCGGCCGGGATCCACGGGGGCGAGATTGTGGCTCAGGGAAGGCCGGAAGCGATCATTGCTGAGCCTAAATCTCTTACAGGACGCTATCTCTCAAAAGAAAGGTCGATCACCCTTCCGGAGCGTCACCGCGAACCTAAGGGATATTTAAAAATTAACGGTGCATCAGAACATAACTTACAAGACATTCAAGTCGATATTCCAATCGGACTTTTTACCTGTGTAACGGGGGTTTCCGGGTCGGGAAAATCAACGCTGGTTCTGGAGGTACTCTACAAGCATCTCGCGCAAAAACTTTATCGAAGCAGCGAAAGGCCGGGGGCATGTAAGTCCATCGAGGGGATCGAACAGATCGACAAAGTCATCCACATTGACCAGTCCCCGATTGGCCGGACACCCAGGTCCAACGCGGCAACCTATACCGGCGTCTTTGGCGTGATCCGTGACCTCTTCGCACAACTCCCCGACTCACGAGTGCGCGGTTACAAAGTCGGCCGTTACTCATTCAATGTCAAAGGAGGACGCTGCGAGGCCTGCCATGGAGATGGTCTCATCAAAATTGAGATGCACTTTCTCCCCGATATTTATATCACCTGCGAAGTGTGTAACGGAAAGCGATACAACAGGGAAACCCTAGATATCCTTTACAAAGGGAAGAATATCGCCGATGTCCTCGACATGACAATCAACAGGGCAATCCATTTTTTCAAAGCTATCCCCTCGATCCAGGCCAAGTTGAAGACGCTTCAAAGGGTCGGTCTCGGCTACATCAAGCTGGGCCAATCCGCAACAACCCTCTCCGGCGGCGAGGCCCAACGGGTGAAGCTCTCGAAGGAACTCTCCAAGCGGGCCACGGGACGAACGCTTTATATCCTCGATGAACCGACAACGGGGCTGCATTTTGCAGACATTCAAAGGCTTTTAGATGTCTTGAATCAATTCGCCGAGTCGGGAAACACCGTTGTCGTCATCGAACATAATCTCGACGTCATCCGGAATGCCGATTGGGTAATCGACCTTGGGCCTGAAGGGGGAACAGGGGGCGGCGAAGTGGTGGCCACAGGGCGCCCAGAGGCGCTTGCAAAAATAAAGCACTCTTATACGGGACAGTTTCTGAAGAAGATCATGAAGAGGGTGAAGGGTAGTTTTTCAAGGACAACACCCTAA